From the Pedobacter cryoconitis genome, one window contains:
- a CDS encoding RNA-directed DNA polymerase, with amino-acid sequence MTEKELIKLGYIPRELPPPFESITFSDKIDVINAAWNVKYNTLSRPLRQNYKESKWVAFSIPKVNLSRRIINIPNPLHQSKLCKTISDKWMEIQNIYSKSNISSSIPIEDIEKNRAVVTKDNFGEFKSRRLNESFDNLYEVKTDLSRFYGTIYTHSIPWLVHTKPIAKANREDFTLLGNALDRDLRNCNSGQTVGIPIGPDTSLIIAEIITCLMDEQIHNKLKNVKTFRFIDDYYLYCDSYADAEKAFKFLQSLFTEFQLDINEEKTKISKSPLAFDTKWSIELGTFAFRKTPKTQLTDIERFVSLSLLHSNENPNDSVLLFSIQVLKYIELFDENWNTYQSLVLKIAITEPRTLSVVTEILASNRSRISKLKIKSIIEKLITINLPKGHNYEVAWALWMCVEFKIKLKNKMAQEIFASNDILSMLIAMDLKSRNLINASVSTSLLLSELTTDSLMNENWLFTYESIKKGWLVPAASPIDNNEYFKILLANDVYFYNETAKIKTYTIKKPVIKKGIGLSEVKTDTAKTIVYSGGSRSPY; translated from the coding sequence ATGACAGAAAAAGAACTTATTAAGCTTGGATATATTCCTAGAGAGCTTCCTCCTCCATTTGAAAGTATAACTTTTTCAGATAAAATTGATGTAATAAATGCTGCTTGGAATGTCAAATATAATACTTTGTCAAGGCCGTTAAGACAGAATTATAAAGAATCGAAATGGGTAGCTTTTTCAATCCCCAAAGTTAATCTATCCAGAAGAATAATAAATATTCCAAATCCATTACATCAAAGTAAACTTTGCAAAACTATTTCCGATAAATGGATGGAAATACAAAATATTTATTCTAAATCCAATATTTCGTCGAGCATTCCTATTGAAGACATAGAAAAAAATCGAGCAGTAGTTACAAAGGATAATTTTGGAGAATTTAAAAGCAGAAGATTAAATGAATCGTTCGATAACTTATATGAAGTAAAAACAGATCTTTCAAGATTTTACGGGACAATTTATACTCATTCAATTCCTTGGTTAGTACATACCAAACCAATTGCAAAAGCTAATCGGGAGGATTTTACTTTGCTAGGCAATGCACTAGATAGAGATTTAAGAAATTGCAATTCTGGCCAAACTGTTGGCATTCCAATTGGTCCAGACACATCATTAATTATAGCTGAAATAATAACTTGCTTAATGGATGAGCAAATTCACAATAAGCTAAAAAATGTAAAAACATTTAGATTTATTGACGATTATTATTTGTACTGTGATAGTTATGCTGATGCTGAAAAAGCATTCAAATTTCTCCAATCGTTATTTACAGAATTTCAACTTGATATTAACGAAGAAAAAACTAAAATATCAAAATCACCTCTTGCATTCGATACGAAATGGTCTATAGAACTGGGCACATTCGCATTTAGAAAAACACCCAAAACACAATTGACAGACATTGAACGATTTGTCAGTCTTTCCCTTCTTCATTCAAATGAAAATCCAAATGATTCTGTTCTGCTTTTTTCTATACAAGTATTAAAATATATTGAATTATTTGATGAGAACTGGAATACTTATCAATCGCTAGTATTAAAAATTGCAATTACTGAGCCACGGACATTATCAGTTGTGACGGAAATTTTAGCTTCAAATAGAAGTCGAATTAGTAAACTAAAAATAAAGAGCATTATTGAAAAGCTAATAACAATCAATTTGCCAAAAGGTCATAATTATGAGGTAGCTTGGGCCTTATGGATGTGCGTTGAATTTAAGATTAAGCTTAAAAATAAAATGGCTCAGGAAATATTTGCTTCAAATGATATTTTATCAATGCTTATTGCAATGGATTTGAAAAGTAGAAACTTAATCAATGCATCTGTCTCTACAAGTCTGCTTTTAAGCGAATTAACGACTGATTCTTTGATGAATGAAAATTGGCTTTTTACTTACGAATCTATAAAAAAGGGTTGGTTAGTTCCAGCAGCCAGCCCAATTGATAATAATGAATACTTTAAAATTCTATTAGCAAACGACGTTTACTTTTACAATGAAACTGCAAAAATAAAAACGTACACTATCAAGAAACCAGTAATCAAAAAGGGAATCGGTTTATCAGAAGTTAAAACTGATACAGCCAAAACAATTGTTTATTCTGGTGGTAGTAGAAGTCCATATTAA
- a CDS encoding nucleotidyltransferase, with translation MAKFSEETFNSWRMPPSASEQDKLDNSLRLVREALREDPVLSKKSIEVFAQGSYANDTNVRLNSDIDVNVRLNDAIFTRVPDGETSEDYGYTDSTYTFATFKAQVQNALIQKFGIGNITRNDKCITVKESPTRVVTDVVPTFKYNRHDSKTSLSVGARFISDKGNAIICYPLQHIENGKTKNARTQKRFKRVTRLYRRIRYKMIDDKVAVSDNITSFLLECLVWNVPDHIFNNYDTWTERLRQSIIYLYQNTGEDSKCNTWGEVSELLYLFRDSRKWSRVDVNNYLVQMWNYLGF, from the coding sequence ATGGCTAAATTCAGTGAAGAGACATTTAATAGCTGGCGCATGCCACCAAGTGCCAGCGAACAAGACAAACTGGATAATTCTCTCAGACTTGTTAGAGAGGCCCTTAGAGAAGATCCTGTACTATCTAAAAAGAGTATTGAAGTATTTGCCCAAGGTTCCTATGCAAATGATACAAATGTTAGATTGAACAGTGATATTGATGTAAATGTCCGTTTAAACGATGCAATTTTTACGAGAGTACCAGATGGCGAAACTTCAGAAGATTATGGATACACAGACAGTACGTATACATTTGCGACCTTTAAGGCTCAGGTTCAAAACGCGCTAATTCAAAAATTTGGCATAGGAAATATAACCCGGAATGATAAGTGTATAACTGTGAAAGAGTCTCCAACACGTGTTGTAACCGATGTGGTTCCCACATTTAAATATAATAGACATGACAGCAAGACGTCATTAAGTGTTGGTGCAAGATTTATATCAGATAAAGGCAATGCTATTATTTGTTATCCTTTGCAGCATATTGAAAACGGTAAAACGAAAAATGCACGAACACAAAAACGCTTTAAGCGAGTTACGCGTCTTTATCGCCGAATAAGGTATAAGATGATTGACGACAAGGTTGCTGTAAGCGATAATATTACTTCGTTCCTGTTGGAATGTCTTGTTTGGAATGTACCAGATCATATTTTCAACAATTATGATACATGGACAGAAAGGCTTCGCCAGTCAATTATTTATTTGTATCAAAATACCGGAGAGGATAGTAAATGTAATACATGGGGTGAAGTATCAGAATTACTTTATCTTTTTCGCGATAGTCGCAAGTGGAGCAGAGTTGACGTGAACAACTATCTGGTACAAATGTGGAACTACCTTGGCTTTTAA
- a CDS encoding diadenylate cyclase, with translation MWGYQPHFRINCQTQAESLFDLLDRGLEPKVSLIGFLQSNRTDRHSICVDPESLEEIIPNLNDLNSKAKEILTNHFDKNTFYTGPGVQEKKDKQLLAEVNRLALEEILNNLNTANQSISFVSNVLTISDYQFYVILELNRFVYESHIHLKKRDSEQRFKLRLSLIECAVECYLHEIKKNFKETRDDEFFDLEIPRSDELLRDAATNFIYTISWAGRNGMGLHGLVETCNKISQAKYESEEVNGTILVAKEGHSDIDLLVQIKEPFSIRDHRKTRKLLEQANGNLHVITNAFKVLGLGELKPTYDPSTESVFIIKFTGLHCWDVMHCDHILMQMRYGIPQFAQESIDKNKFAVDARRIFSGIKTEQVENLFQLSIAITKVNKGAMLIISRDAANEAMRLKNRAIVLNPFKLKEELLLPLASIDGGILIDESGLCYANGLILDGIVGHRGDSSRGSRYNSAITYQEFFELKKATMIVVVSEDGMVDLIPGLMPQIEHSDIITVIEILEEIKNNGYSESYSFDEAMHWLQNHNFYLTPEECKRINELNDSISEKFKGDSVRIIYEHFSPHTDMNNSYYFENKTDD, from the coding sequence ATGTGGGGTTATCAACCACACTTTCGCATAAATTGCCAAACACAGGCTGAATCTTTGTTCGACCTACTTGACCGTGGGCTTGAACCAAAGGTTTCATTGATTGGTTTTTTGCAATCTAATAGGACCGATCGGCATTCTATATGCGTTGATCCAGAAAGTTTAGAAGAAATAATCCCTAATTTAAATGATCTAAATTCAAAAGCGAAAGAGATATTGACAAATCACTTTGATAAGAACACGTTTTATACAGGGCCAGGGGTTCAAGAAAAAAAGGATAAGCAGTTGCTTGCTGAAGTCAATCGGCTCGCGCTTGAAGAAATTCTTAATAACTTAAATACAGCAAATCAATCTATCAGCTTTGTTTCAAACGTACTTACCATTTCAGATTACCAGTTTTATGTTATTTTAGAACTAAACAGGTTTGTTTATGAATCTCACATCCATTTGAAGAAAAGAGACTCAGAACAACGCTTTAAGCTTCGTCTATCCCTTATCGAGTGCGCCGTAGAATGTTATTTGCATGAAATAAAGAAGAATTTTAAGGAGACAAGAGATGATGAGTTTTTTGATCTTGAAATACCTAGGTCAGACGAGTTACTGCGCGATGCAGCAACTAACTTTATTTATACTATTTCGTGGGCTGGCAGGAATGGAATGGGTTTGCACGGATTGGTAGAAACCTGTAATAAAATATCGCAGGCTAAATACGAAAGTGAGGAAGTAAATGGGACTATCTTAGTCGCAAAAGAAGGTCATAGCGATATTGATCTGCTTGTTCAAATAAAAGAGCCCTTTTCAATACGAGATCATAGAAAGACTAGGAAACTTCTTGAGCAAGCTAATGGGAATTTACACGTAATAACCAATGCCTTTAAAGTTTTAGGATTAGGTGAATTAAAACCCACATACGACCCCTCTACCGAATCTGTGTTTATTATAAAGTTTACTGGCCTGCACTGCTGGGATGTTATGCACTGCGATCACATACTTATGCAGATGCGTTATGGTATTCCCCAGTTCGCACAAGAAAGTATCGATAAAAATAAATTTGCCGTTGATGCCCGAAGAATATTTAGCGGCATAAAGACTGAACAAGTAGAAAACCTGTTTCAACTTTCTATTGCGATAACGAAAGTCAATAAGGGTGCAATGTTAATTATTTCAAGGGATGCTGCAAATGAAGCAATGCGCCTGAAAAACCGCGCTATAGTATTAAATCCATTTAAATTAAAGGAGGAGCTTTTGCTTCCGTTGGCCTCAATCGACGGTGGTATTTTAATCGATGAAAGTGGATTATGCTATGCCAATGGCCTTATATTAGATGGCATCGTTGGACATAGAGGAGATTCCTCACGAGGCTCGCGTTATAATTCAGCTATTACTTATCAAGAATTTTTCGAGCTTAAAAAAGCAACTATGATAGTAGTAGTTTCCGAGGATGGAATGGTTGACCTAATTCCAGGTTTAATGCCACAAATTGAGCACTCCGATATTATTACAGTAATTGAAATTTTAGAAGAGATAAAGAATAATGGTTATTCTGAGTCTTATTCGTTTGATGAAGCAATGCATTGGTTACAAAACCATAACTTCTACCTGACACCTGAGGAGTGCAAACGAATAAATGAACTTAACGATTCTATAAGTGAGAAATTCAAAGGTGATTCAGTAAGAATTATTTATGAACATTTTTCACCGCATACTGATATGAACAATTCATACTATTTTGAAAATAAGACGGACGATTAA
- a CDS encoding amidohydrolase family protein, whose protein sequence is MLELEHFPKIDAHFHSTFYNPVYEKIAKDYHVKYININTDASVFPRMEVQENVALAYVKKAPEHFAYIASFEMQGWENPNWHRSVFDRLKKSVDQGAVGVKIWKNIGMEILKPSDSSFLMIDDPFFDPLFVYLSENKIPVLTHLGEPKNCWLPIQEMTSERNKVYYTKNPEFHAYLHPEIPAYKRQIEARDYLMDKYPDLTLIGAHLGSLEWSYEELAKRFDRYSNFYVDLSSRLGHLQMQSVNDYEGVRDFFIKYADRIMYGTDAYNNPEKLTSSLINDWKYFTTNKQCESIEVNGTFKGIHLPEEVLYQLYYTNAQSIYPGLNVEIHS, encoded by the coding sequence ATGCTTGAACTTGAACATTTTCCAAAAATAGATGCCCATTTTCACTCGACCTTTTATAATCCTGTGTATGAGAAAATAGCGAAAGACTATCATGTAAAATACATCAATATCAATACAGATGCAAGCGTTTTCCCCCGTATGGAAGTCCAAGAAAATGTAGCTTTAGCTTATGTTAAAAAAGCTCCTGAACACTTCGCCTACATTGCCAGCTTTGAAATGCAAGGTTGGGAGAATCCCAATTGGCATAGAAGTGTATTCGACCGTTTAAAAAAATCGGTTGATCAAGGAGCAGTTGGTGTCAAAATCTGGAAAAATATTGGTATGGAGATCTTAAAACCATCTGATAGTTCATTTTTAATGATTGACGACCCATTTTTTGATCCACTCTTTGTCTATTTAAGTGAAAATAAGATTCCTGTACTCACCCATTTAGGAGAACCAAAGAATTGCTGGTTGCCCATTCAAGAAATGACCTCTGAGCGAAACAAGGTTTATTATACCAAAAATCCAGAATTTCATGCTTATTTACATCCTGAGATTCCCGCATATAAACGTCAGATAGAGGCGAGAGACTATTTAATGGACAAATATCCAGACCTGACATTGATTGGTGCTCATCTGGGAAGTTTAGAATGGAGTTATGAAGAGCTTGCCAAACGTTTTGATCGATATTCTAACTTTTACGTTGATTTATCTTCGCGTTTAGGACATTTGCAGATGCAGTCCGTTAACGATTATGAGGGAGTGCGTGATTTTTTTATTAAATATGCTGATCGCATTATGTATGGAACGGACGCCTATAACAATCCTGAGAAACTGACAAGCTCTCTAATTAATGACTGGAAGTATTTCACAACAAATAAACAATGTGAATCCATAGAGGTAAATGGTACATTTAAGGGGATTCATCTACCAGAGGAGGTACTTTATCAGCTTTATTATACCAATGCGCAAAGCATATATCCTGGCCTTAACGTTGAAATCCATTCTTGA
- a CDS encoding GNAT family N-acetyltransferase encodes MDIQIKEITNYTPEIKNTIGHFLKLLQSNDRGISDHQLKEIISSENSYLFFAANTYDVYMGMLTVGIYQSPTGKKAWIEDVVVDETFRGQGIGENLIAFAIQFARQRQVDILTLTSSPARVAANNLYKKIGFQPKETNVYRMTLINDCHA; translated from the coding sequence ATGGATATACAGATTAAAGAAATTACGAACTATACTCCTGAAATAAAAAACACCATTGGGCATTTCCTAAAGTTATTACAAAGTAACGACAGGGGTATCTCTGATCATCAGTTGAAGGAAATAATATCATCTGAGAACAGTTATCTTTTTTTTGCTGCTAATACCTATGATGTATATATGGGTATGTTAACTGTAGGAATTTATCAGTCGCCAACCGGCAAGAAAGCCTGGATTGAAGATGTCGTCGTTGATGAAACATTTAGGGGACAAGGTATTGGTGAAAATTTGATCGCATTTGCGATCCAGTTCGCCCGGCAGCGCCAAGTGGATATTTTAACTTTAACATCTTCTCCCGCTAGAGTTGCAGCCAATAATTTATATAAAAAAATCGGTTTTCAGCCTAAGGAAACCAATGTTTATAGGATGACTTTAATTAACGATTGTCATGCTTGA
- a CDS encoding alpha/beta hydrolase-fold protein, with the protein MKKLILSVLAAFFSLCALAQKDNKVTIGTIDSIQSKILNEQRKIWIHVPNSWRADSKQRYPVLYLLDGDSHFSSIVGVIQHLSEVNGNTVCPEMIVVGIPNTDRIRDLTPTHVNAAPPYTDSLILKTTGGGERFVSFIEKELIPRIDSLYPTQPYKILTGHSFGGLTVMNVAINHTKLFNSYICIDPSMWWDQMNLLNTVPKSLKEKNFSGTTLYLGIANTLREGMDITTVRSDTTKGTRHIRAILNLDQYIKEQKQNGLTYESKYYSNDDHGSVPLITEYDALRFIFDKYSFKISPKDIIDPKVDLANKFEKHYQEVSKMLGYKLSPPEDIINNLGCDVLVRKQYAKAEGLFKINVDNYPESYNVYDSYGDYFLAIGNKSKAIEYFKKALSIKENPESRKKLNKLSSGK; encoded by the coding sequence ATGAAAAAACTAATTCTTTCAGTTCTTGCAGCATTTTTTTCACTGTGTGCCTTAGCTCAAAAGGACAATAAAGTGACCATCGGAACAATTGACAGCATCCAATCGAAAATTCTGAATGAACAAAGAAAAATATGGATACATGTACCAAATAGTTGGCGCGCTGATTCTAAACAGCGATACCCTGTATTATATTTATTGGATGGTGATTCCCATTTCTCTTCAATAGTAGGTGTGATTCAACATCTCAGTGAGGTAAACGGTAATACTGTTTGTCCCGAAATGATTGTAGTTGGCATTCCAAACACGGACAGGATAAGAGATCTGACACCAACACATGTAAATGCTGCCCCACCCTATACCGACAGTTTAATTTTAAAAACAACAGGGGGCGGCGAACGTTTTGTTTCCTTTATTGAAAAGGAATTGATACCCCGTATTGATTCCCTATACCCAACGCAACCGTACAAAATATTAACCGGACATTCATTTGGAGGCCTGACAGTAATGAATGTTGCAATAAACCATACAAAATTGTTCAACTCCTATATTTGTATAGACCCAAGCATGTGGTGGGATCAAATGAATCTGTTAAATACAGTTCCGAAGTCTCTGAAAGAAAAGAATTTTTCAGGTACCACCTTGTATTTAGGGATTGCAAACACTTTGAGAGAGGGCATGGATATAACTACAGTCCGGAGCGATACAACTAAAGGTACCAGGCATATCCGTGCAATTCTTAATTTGGATCAATATATTAAAGAGCAAAAGCAAAATGGATTAACGTATGAAAGTAAATATTATAGCAATGATGACCATGGGTCTGTACCCTTAATTACAGAATATGATGCTTTGCGTTTCATTTTTGATAAGTATAGTTTTAAGATTTCCCCTAAAGACATTATAGATCCTAAGGTAGACTTAGCAAATAAATTCGAAAAACATTATCAGGAAGTTTCAAAAATGCTGGGTTATAAGCTTTCCCCACCCGAAGATATCATAAACAATCTGGGATGTGATGTTTTGGTGCGAAAGCAATATGCTAAAGCTGAAGGGCTATTTAAAATAAATGTTGACAATTATCCTGAAAGTTATAATGTCTACGATTCTTATGGCGACTATTTCCTGGCGATTGGCAATAAATCAAAAGCGATTGAATATTTCAAAAAGGCCTTGTCCATAAAAGAAAACCCAGAGTCCCGGAAAAAATTAAATAAGTTATCATCAGGGAAATAA
- a CDS encoding NAD-dependent succinate-semialdehyde dehydrogenase produces MNISSINPVNGQEIQKYITLNEEEVAEKIRQTHSAWLGWKKTTHIQRRKLMNRLAEILRERKDELAILMANEMGKPVKQGVAEAEKCALCCEYYAVHGESFLDDQIISTEASKSYVSFQPIGVVLAVMPWNFPLFQVFRFLAPTLIAGNCGVLKHASNVPGCALVIEEMIIQAGFPTHVFQTLLVGSAIVDKIIENPRIMAVTLTGSTNAGISVASKAGAMLKKVVLELGGSDAYVVLADADLEKAAETCVTSRLTNSGQSCIAAKRFVVEESVIAEFTQLFLDKMNKKILGNPLEMNTDIGPMARIDLRDELHEQVVKSIEKGAVCILGGEIPEGNNAYYPATILTNVLPGMTGYDEELFGPVASIISAKDENDAIRIANDSIFGLGSAIFTKDIAKGERIASTELESGSSFVNDRVQSDPRLPFGGVKTSGYGRELGGFGILEFVNIKTVYIK; encoded by the coding sequence ATGAATATTTCATCAATCAATCCGGTTAATGGGCAGGAAATTCAAAAATATATAACGCTTAATGAAGAAGAAGTAGCTGAGAAGATCAGGCAAACACACAGTGCCTGGCTGGGCTGGAAAAAAACCACTCATATACAACGCAGAAAGCTGATGAACAGACTTGCTGAAATTTTACGGGAGCGCAAAGATGAGTTGGCAATACTAATGGCCAATGAAATGGGAAAACCTGTTAAACAAGGAGTAGCTGAAGCAGAAAAATGTGCCTTATGCTGCGAATATTACGCGGTGCATGGCGAAAGCTTTCTTGACGATCAGATTATCAGTACAGAAGCATCGAAAAGTTATGTCAGCTTCCAGCCAATAGGTGTAGTTTTGGCCGTAATGCCCTGGAACTTTCCGTTATTCCAGGTATTTCGGTTTTTGGCACCAACACTTATCGCAGGAAATTGTGGCGTTTTAAAACATGCTTCAAACGTTCCAGGTTGTGCTTTGGTCATCGAAGAGATGATTATTCAGGCAGGCTTCCCTACTCATGTTTTTCAAACGCTTTTGGTAGGTAGTGCTATAGTTGACAAAATTATTGAAAATCCACGTATCATGGCGGTAACACTTACAGGCAGTACAAACGCTGGTATTAGTGTTGCCAGTAAGGCAGGTGCAATGCTTAAAAAGGTAGTACTGGAGTTAGGAGGCAGCGATGCATATGTGGTTCTGGCAGACGCAGATTTGGAGAAGGCCGCAGAAACCTGTGTGACCAGCCGTCTGACTAATAGTGGTCAAAGCTGTATTGCTGCTAAAAGATTCGTTGTTGAAGAATCAGTTATTGCTGAGTTTACGCAATTGTTTCTTGATAAAATGAACAAAAAAATACTGGGCAACCCACTTGAAATGAATACAGACATTGGGCCGATGGCACGTATCGATCTACGCGATGAACTTCATGAGCAAGTGGTAAAATCTATTGAAAAAGGAGCAGTTTGTATTCTTGGCGGTGAAATACCTGAAGGTAATAATGCTTATTATCCTGCAACTATTCTCACTAACGTATTACCAGGTATGACAGGTTATGATGAAGAGCTTTTTGGCCCGGTTGCATCGATTATTTCGGCAAAAGATGAAAATGACGCAATCCGTATTGCTAATGACAGCATTTTTGGATTGGGTTCAGCCATATTTACTAAAGATATTGCTAAAGGTGAGCGAATTGCATCAACAGAATTAGAATCCGGCTCATCTTTTGTAAATGACCGCGTACAATCTGATCCACGCCTGCCTTTTGGAGGTGTAAAGACTTCTGGTTATGGCAGGGAGCTGGGTGGTTTTGGCATTCTTGAATTCGTAAATATCAAAACAGTGTATATTAAATAA
- a CDS encoding helix-turn-helix transcriptional regulator — protein MNDNDIKRISRLTAILTQLQTKRVITSTAMAEKFGVSVRTIYRDIRILEQAGVPISISNGKGYSLMEGYRIPPVMFTENEANALITIEQVILNNSDSSLVGAYKDAISKIKAVLLYATKDKVELLANRIAVSPAIPNITTSDSLTLIQNALTTFKVLNITYRSERKNEETDRNIEPFALYYTLKESWALIAYCQLRRDYRMFRLDRIIKVELLELSFKPHELTLATYLKNKEKNFNTPDT, from the coding sequence ATGAATGATAATGATATTAAAAGGATCTCCAGACTGACTGCAATCCTAACACAGTTGCAAACAAAAAGGGTGATAACATCCACAGCAATGGCCGAAAAATTTGGCGTAAGTGTTAGAACAATATACCGGGATATAAGGATATTAGAGCAAGCAGGAGTTCCAATATCCATATCAAATGGAAAGGGATATTCGCTCATGGAAGGTTATAGAATTCCACCTGTCATGTTTACTGAAAATGAGGCCAATGCTTTAATCACTATTGAACAAGTAATATTGAACAATAGTGATAGCTCTCTTGTTGGGGCTTATAAGGATGCAATCAGTAAAATAAAAGCTGTTTTATTATATGCAACAAAAGATAAAGTGGAATTATTAGCAAATAGAATCGCTGTCAGTCCTGCCATTCCAAATATAACGACAAGTGATTCATTGACATTAATTCAGAATGCACTAACGACCTTTAAAGTTTTAAATATTACCTATCGGTCAGAACGTAAGAATGAAGAAACAGACCGAAACATCGAACCATTTGCATTATATTATACATTAAAGGAAAGTTGGGCATTAATAGCGTATTGCCAACTTAGGAGAGATTATAGAATGTTCCGTTTAGACAGGATTATAAAGGTTGAATTACTGGAATTAAGTTTCAAACCTCATGAGCTAACACTTGCCACTTATTTAAAAAACAAAGAAAAAAATTTCAATACCCCTGACACCTAG
- a CDS encoding VOC family protein: MNLASLRIITPEIKRSVQFFERITGLSAHWYTEDFAEFTTGTCTLAIGSTRTMSLFGKDLAQTAHNNLTQPDNNSCVIIEFLVKDVDEQYNNIKDLLSEIIQKPTTMPWGNRSLLFRDPDGNLINFFTPVTPEAIKKFS, encoded by the coding sequence ATGAATTTAGCATCATTAAGAATTATCACCCCCGAAATCAAACGATCTGTTCAGTTTTTTGAGAGAATTACGGGTTTGTCTGCGCACTGGTATACAGAGGACTTTGCAGAGTTCACTACGGGCACTTGTACTTTAGCCATAGGAAGTACACGGACAATGAGTTTGTTCGGAAAAGATCTGGCACAAACAGCGCATAACAATTTGACACAACCGGATAATAATAGCTGTGTAATCATTGAATTTCTTGTGAAGGACGTTGATGAGCAATACAATAATATTAAAGATTTATTAAGTGAAATTATTCAGAAGCCAACCACGATGCCATGGGGAAATCGCTCCTTATTGTTTCGCGACCCCGACGGCAATTTAATCAACTTCTTTACCCCTGTCACTCCTGAAGCTATAAAGAAATTCAGCTAA
- a CDS encoding DinB family protein yields MTKAYFLELANYNNWTDDTAIEWLNQIDNEQWSQHIASSFSSVKQTVIHLVSAKRIWIDFWTLVPDPVYLSSGFKGTKEELITLWKNASVDLKMFIENFPEENYLQPVTFIYPDGRKGQMIFWQTFLHFINHATFHRGQLVTLLRQTGFTNFSNTDLATYFIKNI; encoded by the coding sequence ATGACAAAAGCGTATTTCTTAGAATTGGCTAATTACAATAATTGGACAGATGATACTGCCATTGAATGGTTGAACCAGATTGATAATGAACAATGGTCTCAACACATTGCAAGTAGTTTCAGCAGTGTTAAACAAACAGTAATCCACCTGGTGAGTGCAAAAAGAATCTGGATTGACTTTTGGACTTTAGTCCCTGATCCGGTTTATTTATCTTCCGGATTTAAAGGAACTAAAGAAGAGCTGATAACGCTATGGAAAAACGCTTCAGTCGATTTGAAGATGTTCATTGAAAACTTTCCTGAGGAAAATTATCTGCAACCGGTTACTTTTATTTATCCAGATGGAAGGAAAGGGCAAATGATATTTTGGCAGACATTTCTTCATTTCATCAACCATGCTACTTTTCATCGTGGACAATTGGTAACTCTGTTGCGCCAAACAGGATTCACTAATTTTTCAAATACCGATTTGGCAACTTATTTCATCAAGAATATTTAG